CTGGACTGGGAACTACATTTAAAATACGCTTGAAATGACTACGAAAAAAAGAAGCATCTGTATTATCGACGACGATAAGGTGTACACCTTTGGCATAAAGAAGATTCTAAAAAACATGCTGCCAGAGGATAATGTTTCTACCTATGAAAATGGGAAAGAAGCACTCCAAGGCCTTACAAAGCTAGCAGAAAATGGCGATCCCATGCCAGATTTCATTCTACTGGATATAGATATGCCGGAAATGAATGGGTGGGAATTTTTAAAAAAGTTTGAACAAACAAGACAACAACTTGGAAAAGAAATCGAAATTTTTGTGATCAGTGCGAGAATAGATCATAGTGATCACACCTTATACAAAGTGGAGTGGGACGACAAGGTATCCGATTTCATTTCCAAACCTGTAAACTCTAAACACCTAAAACAATTACTGGAAAAATCATGAAAGAACTAGCATTCTCTATTTTTTTAATTCTCCTTATTACTGCTTGCAGTAATGTAGAGCACCCTGTAGAGGGAGAATCGTTCGTAACTAAGCTCGGAAATGATACCGTAGCCGTCGAAACTTTTACAAAAACAGAAAATGGCCTAATGGCGAGGGTAGCAGTAAGAGTGCCACAAACAATCCTCACCGAATATGAACTTGTTCAGGATGAATTTGGTGGAGTAAAAGAGTTCCTCGAAACGCGGTATCTGGGAGAGGATGGGTTTTCCGGGGAAGGAACCTTCAATCGGTCTATTGTAAGAGAGGGAGACTCTTTGGTAACCAATTATATCACTCGAGCGGGAAGTGAAAGAAGCTTTACCACGCTTTATGAAGAAGGAGCACTTCCTTTTATAGAAATGACTCATTGGCCCTTTGATCTCGCTCTTCAGGAAGCTGAAAAGGCAGGAGGAGATACGCTAATGCAAAATATGATCTCAGGAAACAGCATTCGGGATTTTGTAATTGCGAATCTGGGGGGTGATACACGAACAGTTCGGCATCCTTCACGCGGAGTAATGGATGTGGAAGTGAATGCTGGTGGGAAACTCCGGATTCTTGATGCTGCTCAAACCACCCGAAAACTTTATGTGGAAAGAGTTCCTGCAGTTGATATAGAAGAGGTAGCAGAGCGGTTCAAAGAATTAGACCGTCAAGGAAAATCATTTGGTGCTCTTTCCGGTGCTGTGGAAGAGGAATTCAGTATTGGATCAACAAGCTTTAAGGTGGAGTATGGTTCTCCTTTGCGAAGAGGTCGGGATTTATTTGGTGGGATTGTTCCATTTGGCGAACGTTGGAGAACCGGAGCAAACCGCGCAACTCACTTCTCCACATCTTCTGATTTAACCATCGGTTCATTAGATGTGCCGGCAGGTGATTATACCCTATTCACTATTCCGGAAGCAGATGGAGGAACGCTTATCATCAATAAGCAAACCGGCCAAAACGGGAGGAGCTATGATGAATCTCGCGACCTGGGAAGAGTGGCAATGTCGGTATTATCAAAGGATGATAATACCGAAGCTTTCACTATTACTGTTGAAGGAAGCGGAAAAGATGGAAAGCTAAACCTTATCTGGGGTAATACCGTGTATTACATCGATTTTAACATCGATTGAGAAATTTAAGAGCTGTCTTCTTTTTAGTTTTCAAACTACTGCAGGGCAGCTCTTTCGTTTAACCATATCTCTAATTCAGCAAAAGTTGACTATCTATAAAACAACACTAAGAGTACTTATTACTCTTTCGGTAACTGTATTATTAGCAGATTTTTCTTTTGCTCAGAACAATTATAAAGATGGGTATATAGTAACCATAACAGGAGATACCTTATCAGGGCAGGTCAGTTTTGATGAAAAAAGTTCTGGTAATGATAAAGTATTTATTAAAACTGCATCCTCGGTTGAAGAGTATAGCACGGGAAATGTGCAATATTTTAAACATGGTGAGGCCAGGTTTCTTCCGAGGGAAGTGGAGGTTGACCAAACACCCTTAAAAGTGACATCCTCAGGGTATTTCTCCCCGTTCACTGTACTAAAGAAAGTTTTCTTAAGAGAGGTAATTGCCAGTGAAATGCCATTGTACTATTACTATGATTTTCGACCCCATTATTTTATCAAAGGGAGGGAAGGTTTGATGGAATTGATATCAAATCAATACATCGTCATCCGAAACAACCGAAGGATACTAGTATCCAAAAATGAGTATCTATACCAGTTGCTGCTAGAAGATGAATACCCGGCCTGTTTAGATTTAAGGGTTAACAGGGTTGCTTATAATGAGTCATCGCTAAAGAACTTTATGGCGAAATGTGCAGTCAATTACGGTTTTGGCACGCTATCTAATATACCAAATGCCTATGATAGAGAAGAGATTGTCCTAAAAAAACAATTCTATGCTGGGGTTGAGTACAACTCTTTTACTTATTTGGTCCCGGAATGGGATAGTGATATAGCACCTGATTTAGAGAAAAGTGGTAGTGCACCAGGTATCAGGATAGGAGGCGCACTAAAAATTGAACGAAACAAAGAACAGAAAAAGAGGGCATTTATATTAGGCCTGGACTATTCCTATT
This DNA window, taken from Balneola sp., encodes the following:
- a CDS encoding response regulator → MTTKKRSICIIDDDKVYTFGIKKILKNMLPEDNVSTYENGKEALQGLTKLAENGDPMPDFILLDIDMPEMNGWEFLKKFEQTRQQLGKEIEIFVISARIDHSDHTLYKVEWDDKVSDFISKPVNSKHLKQLLEKS
- a CDS encoding DUF2911 domain-containing protein; protein product: MKELAFSIFLILLITACSNVEHPVEGESFVTKLGNDTVAVETFTKTENGLMARVAVRVPQTILTEYELVQDEFGGVKEFLETRYLGEDGFSGEGTFNRSIVREGDSLVTNYITRAGSERSFTTLYEEGALPFIEMTHWPFDLALQEAEKAGGDTLMQNMISGNSIRDFVIANLGGDTRTVRHPSRGVMDVEVNAGGKLRILDAAQTTRKLYVERVPAVDIEEVAERFKELDRQGKSFGALSGAVEEEFSIGSTSFKVEYGSPLRRGRDLFGGIVPFGERWRTGANRATHFSTSSDLTIGSLDVPAGDYTLFTIPEADGGTLIINKQTGQNGRSYDESRDLGRVAMSVLSKDDNTEAFTITVEGSGKDGKLNLIWGNTVYYIDFNID